CCACCTATTGTTCAATCAAAGAGTTGCTCTTCAACTACACATGCAACTTTTTGATGGCGGTAGGATCTTGTGAAAAGTACGAAGAACATGTGTGGAAATAcgtgaaagtggtgaaaagaaacTGAAATGCTAAAGGGATTACAGTGGGAGGCTGAGCTTTTCAGAAGAATCCCCCTGCTAACTTGATCTATCAAAGCTGCAGTCCCCGACGACGACACCGAAAGCCCCTCAGCAgcaatagggctgaacgatttgtgaAAATGagctaattgcattttttttcctgcaatattgcaattgtaATTTAACATGCGATTATTTTGGTTCCtcatttgttgtgttgttcaacaaacataagcaaaaaATCATTCTATGTTATAACAAGCACAATATTAGATCAGTTAAACTAGAGAtagacaattttgaaaaaaatatcttattgcgattttggctcatatagccGGTTTGATATAGATTACTATATTGACAGGGaagaacatttttcatattattctcattttaatgaagaaaactaaatacatgagcaagaaaagtaggatttttgtttcaaaaaataaataaataaaaaagactgttgaatgtttgaataatgagtaaagcataaaaaagaacaaagactgTATCAAACTGGTACGTTTTAGGTTAAAGacatattgcactgtctgcgattgaAAAATTGCAGCATGCAAAATTGCGAtataatctaatttgcgattaattgtcCAGCGCTTAGCAGCAATAACTGAAGAGCTACCGGGTGCGAAAGAGCTAAAGCTGGGCCGACAATAACTGGCACATCGCATTGATGTGGATAGAGAAAAACCTGTTATTTTACCACCTTCCTCAGGAAAGTTTCATGCATCATAGAAACTGCAGTGCACTTCTATCAGCTCCTGCAGACATGTAGGCCAATCTTTACTCTGTTTATCCTGTACTGCGCAGGTGTCcagcccgtggaacagttaaatcctgcctgcaagatgatctcatatttctgttataactggtccatcagtataaggtctgcagatttcctcaagtataaaaaatgtgaacttatccttgatgatataagatatccttgttaagtcataaaatccaaaaaagtaaggagtaaaaatgtttagataagaagtcaggaatgtgggaaaagaaattattttgtttgcaAAAAAGGGCGCAATGACTTGCCTGTAAATATCAAAAAAGTACATTGTATAGATGGCGGTCAGAACTGAGGATCTGAGGCACTGAtttctgaaatgttctttttgactaggcaaaattgaattacagatatcttgaATTAAAATGCCGACTATTCAAAATGTAATTACTAGTCAGAAAGACGTTGTTGATATCTACAATGTTAATTCAAGGTAGTCAAACTTTGCTTTTGAATGTTAAAACCACTTGCCATAGGTTTACCATTTTGATAACGTTGCATCATACAACcgaaaaagcaacaaaagggTCCAACATGACTGACCGACCATAGATACGGCATCATATCAGCCTACCCTATCACATTACATAGGAGACATatgaaattaaagctgcaagcagcattgGTCGGGTCTTCGCTCTGTCGCACATCCCTCATGCACGTTCGACCTCCACTTTGAGGGTTTCATCcctttttgaccctttgacctgctcaaagttagactgaggtgtgtacctgcagctctgtcaggagCCTCAGACTTTATAATGGGTGTGTATTACACATTCCATTTTCCCGCCTTCagtgagtcacatgaccagctgcACTGAACTGTCAATCAgtgagtgacatcatcaccaacTGCTCTTTTTTTCAGGAGTCAAATTGACCGAAATTTTTTTGAACCTCACCTCACAGATGCCACAATTTTGACCAAATCTCTAAAAATAAGATCTTTTTGTAGTAAATTTTGTCAGGAATCCatccatgtcatttttaaagctgtaggacCTTTGATTTTTTGTGTAGAGGCCCAACTGCCACAGCAGTTCCACCATGTAGttattttaaaaggcaaattgCCGGCTTCCTGTTTGAGATAGGTTAGGGGTGTCAGCGCGTGATTTGTGGGTCTCCTCGTTGAGGCCAGGAAAGGAGGTGGCCCCCACTGTGAAAATCCATAAAGTCTCTCGCTGCAAGAGGCATTTGAGTTTGTCCCCCCCTCACAAGTTTTTAGAGATGACCTCAATGACCATGACTTTGAGGGTGTCTGGATTGGTGTGGCCTGCTGATTGTAGTGTTGTGCCATTGGGTAGTTTGGGTTTTGCACCCTAATGGCATATTTGTGTTCCACTAATCTGTCACGCAGCCTGCATTTTGTGTGGCCAACATAAAAACAGCCACACTCACATTCCAGTCTGTCTTCCAGTTCAGTCTGATCTCACTATGatgtcattgttgtttttaaaaacaagtggGGGGTTATCCTAAACAAATGTTTACTCGACTTGATGCTGCTTTTAATCGAAGAGGCAAAACAACAGAGGACGGAATTACATCATGAACTAGAGGAAGTCAGAAAGACGCTTGCGCAAAAGGCCGCACCCTCTCTTGCACTCTTGTagcaaataaaacacattagGCTTAGGTGACATCGGGgggaattaagaaaaaaaacaggaactaTGACCATGCATCAACAAAGCACTTACTCTAGCACAATAGGAGAACACAGAACACAACAGTAATACAATACAACAATACAGTCACAGCTGTAACATGTTTTCTCTTAACTTTATTCTaggattttccatcaaaatTAGATTAGCCAAGGAGGGGTACATGTCATATGTCCCATAAGGTGGAGGCTGAGCAGAACGGCCTGTGGATCGCAGGAGGAAGCTGTTTCCTCCCAACATGTCAGAGTTTGCAAACGCTCAAAATCCATAGGTAGGATaagcatgctgctgctgctgctcttcttCAGGCTCTGGTACAGCAGGAAGGATGAATATGGGGAACATGACCTTAGGGTCGATCGCATACTTGACATCCAGGTAGACCTGTGCAGGAGACAAAGCCATTACTCCTCATGCCGCTTTGTTAATGTAACTGGATGTTTTAGATAGAAATATACCTTAAGTATGTACTCCACGGTGAGTATTTGACAGTTCAGGATTGACACAGATGTATCAGGTGGGATGGTGATGGTCCTGGTGACAGTCTGACTTGCAGATGGTGGGATGGGATCACCCACCTCTTTCACGATGTTTTTTGTCTCAACATTAAACCCATCAGCTGCATAGTATATACACTGCCGATATAAACAGAACTTTGGTTTGACTTCACGAGATGATCTGTTCTGGATGTAAGCCACGACCTGTATGTCTTcccctgaaaaacaaaaccgCACTTGTAGGTAAGAAAGTACATCTTTAATACTGCACCtttcacagaaaaacacatgcagggctgtgtaaacaaagacaaggatcATAAAGTGAATTCAGGAGCTGACTGGGAGGAAATGTAAGGGAGAAAAAGGGGAGTGATATGAGTTGTCCTTCTCGACCAAGTCAACAGTCTTTTAACATTTTGGACCACAGGCGATTGAGGGAGGGCCTATTCAGACAGGTGAAAAGGGGAAGTGCAGAATCTgttttatcagtgtttaactGAAGATGGTTGTTCATCCAATCCTTAATGACAGTCAAACAGGTATGTAAAGTAATAAGATTTTCAGCATCACTCAATTTAAAAGATATGTGCAGTTAAATGCCGTCAGCATAAAAATGGTGTGAAACACTGATACCACTGCTTAGGGGAAACGTACAGTGAGAAGTAAAAGACCCAGTGGCAGTTACTGATTACAGAACAGCTCCCTGAATCATTCCTCTTACTCTGTTGTTGACATCTACATTCCAGTATTAATTAGCTTTATTTTAACACTACATCAAACATAGTATTAGAGATTGCTTTGAGTGCAAAGtagttttaatgtttcatgtgTCACACTGTACAGCTTGTGTCTTTGATTGTTGCTGGTAATGTCTTTGGAGATACAGTGCCTttataaagtattcaccctcttgaatgttttaccctttcattacctccgccaaggaggttatgtgatcaggtgtgtttattcgtttgttagtttgttagcaacataactcaaaaggttgtggatggattttgatgaaattttcaggaaatgtcagaaatggcatcaagtgatccggatcaccgtctggatttgagaatttttttttaaggattctgtactattgggagatagggctaataggggtctgcgctgttaccactttacaccaggagatggcggacatgagcaacttcaatcccagcagcattttgggtgtgttaatattcaaagttttggagtttatagagtttgaaagacgcacacccggtcgaggagacaagtcggagcacAACAGAAAGAGCAAATTGttgcaagaatactcacaatacTGGGAGGAATAGGGGAATATTCACCTTCTGCCATGActtcatccagtgagaccatgggtgagactgtcagtgcatctgctGGGACCAGCTTCTACCATGGCTGTCCACttgtagcaaagccaatgctttgcctcactgtgtttccacccacCAGGGAGGCAAACGCTGTGGTGGGGGGTACGCGGGGGACAGAtgcaggaatttttaaaaggattcttcactattgggcgATATGGCTAATAGCGGAGGTCCgtactctctgagtgcttttctagttgattttataaatcaattgtggtcaatataatctggcttttCTGACATAAGATACAAAAACTCTCccatgtcaaagaaaaaaaaaacatctctacgAAATAATGttacttaaataaaaatatgtcatgcaAAATAATCAACTCccttcaggtcagtatttagtagatgcaccttttgctgcaatcacaacactgagtctgtgtggataggtctcaatcaggcttgcacatctggatactgcaattttactccattcttctttgcaaaacagctcaagctctgtcaaggTTACCcggggatcaggtgtgaacagtagggctgcagtaatgttCAGTGTTTAGTGCTTCAGACTTTTtttgacttacacttttcaataaccttttctgtgAGTTGCTTGgactgttcttttgtcttcatggtgtaattgcAGCCAAAAATACCTATTAACTGggaactggaccttccagacacaggtgtctttacactacaatcacttgagacacattcactgcattcaggtgatcatcatttcactgactgtgaaaCTACTAGCATCAATTGGCTGGGACTCTGTTGAATGGGGTCTGTTACTTGAAAGGGAGTGATTATTTacgcaatcacttattttaccttgcatactttttatttaattgacatcattttgaagaaatttgttttcactttaatattaaatatggtttttaatttttcgtgaaaaaaaattttaaaattaaataaaataaaataggtttttaaaaagacaaattatattgaccacaattgtttctaaaaaaaataataaagggaTAAAACACCCAATGgcactgaaaacttttcataggcactatAAGCTCTAAATTAGGACAATGATTTTTAAGAAATTACCCTCAAACTTTCAATTGTTTAAACATCCCTTTGGAGCAgactaaatatatattttgtaaCAAAGCAGTGCTGTGAGATTATCTCTTAGCATTAACTCTACATGTTTCGCCTGTTGTTTTCTTATCTTCAGGCTTTTTTAAAGGTCCCTGAGCAATGGGACTTTGAGCCACATGGCCACAAGAGTTTATCTTTCACCACAACTCGCTGTTAAGATAATCTATAAAGGGGATTTTCATGCACATGATTGAAACTCACCTTGGTAGAAGCCCATTCTTGCAATTTTTACGTGCATTCCTACTGATCCAGATGTAAAAGCCATGCCTTTCTTTTCAATGGCCTGCTGCTGTGGAGCCTGACGTGAACATAAAAAATCAGTTAGTGTCACTTCCTGTCACTGTGGCAGTGTTTAAGTCAAACAGGGAGTACAcagatgtgtttatatttgtgttAGGTGTGTACCGTCATTATTGGGTAACTTTTTAGGTTCCCATCGTGGATGAGAGTGAATTCTGTCTTAGCTTTACTGTCCATTCTCATGGAGCAGCTCAGGACTGCCTCCACTGTGTACTTGATCCTTCCGGAGGGGCCGACGAAGGAGGACGGCAGGTCCCTGCCAAATgtaaaatgacaatatatttACGTAATCATATAAGACCTCAGCAGCAAAACACCAGGTCTGTGAGGGAAATGATACATTCATAAAGCATGAACAAAAAACTCCATGTcaagagaaaatgaaagatttTTACATGCTGATAAATACTTATACTTACTTATACTATATATGAATATAACTTTCGTACAATCTTACATTGCTAACTTGATAGGTCTGCACCAGAAACGTTTTGTAGAAATATCCCTTGACCTGTTACCACTACAAGTTACACTGCACCAATCATGTGCCTTGCTTCAaatgtatttgcctttttttttttttttgtttttgtttgtttgtttgtttgttttttgatcatttttttattattttcaaaaagttcaTAATAAGGATGTACATAGTGTCGTGTCCCATTAGAAGACAGTATCCAGAAAGGAGATATTATTTGTGTACATACAGCAATATTGAACAAAGGATAAATGAGTAACAGGccaaaataaagcatgcaaagTCAAGATAAGTCTGTCCCTCTGTTCTCACTCATTACAACACAAGTATACGTAgaagaaaagcaaaataaaatacacccCATCCAACCCatacccacccacccacccatcgcACCCCAAAGACCCAAAGGATGGaccaaaaaaagtaataaagctGTTCATAGTAAGGCCTTAAGAGTTCTTATGGTAACAAACCAAAATGTTACATTATCAGGTTTAGCATGGTGCATTTCTGCTGCCCAGCATTCCATGTTtgcaatatcaataaaatccaACAACCATTTCTGCACAGATAATAAATGGGAGGGTTTTCACCTACATGCTATAAGTCTTTGGCAGTGGTGAGGCCAGCTAAAAGGACATGCTTCTATTTAATCAATAGCTCTGAGCTAGAGCTGTCATTAAGCAGAAGAACATCTGGTGAGAATGGAACGGGTTTGGCCAAAATAAGAGATAGAATATCGCAAACTCCCTTCCAGAAATCTGCAACACCTGGACACTCCCAAACCATGTAGAAAGGTGCCAATAGATTTATCAGGACATAAACTGCAATTAGGAGATGATAGAGCTTTCATTTTATAGAGAGTAAGGTGTATAATATGTGcgatgaataaaattaaaatgaacaaCTTGATGGTTAGGATTTCTGGAAGACAGGATGGTGTTTTGCCAGATTGAATTCCAGTTACAAACAGTAGATGGTAGGTCCTTCATCCATGCATTGTAAAGAGATAGGGGATTAGCCGTAGCTTTCAG
The Cheilinus undulatus linkage group 5, ASM1832078v1, whole genome shotgun sequence DNA segment above includes these coding regions:
- the LOC121510464 gene encoding arrestin domain-containing protein 4-like, with the translated sequence MKLFCLSGNNVIDQGCHVYPFTFQIPAEDLPSSFVGPSGRIKYTVEAVLSCSMRMDSKAKTEFTLIHDGNLKSYPIMTAPQQQAIEKKGMAFTSGSVGMHVKIARMGFYQGEDIQVVAYIQNRSSREVKPKFCLYRQCIYYAADGFNVETKNIVKEVGDPIPPSASQTVTRTITIPPDTSVSILNCQILTVEYILKVYLDVKYAIDPKVMFPIFILPAVPEPEEEQQQQHAYPTYGF